atgaggtctcccctgagcctccttttctccaggccaaacaaccccagctctctcagccacTCCTGAAAGACTTTTCTCCGGACCCCTCAccagctcagctgctcttctccagacatgctccagcacctcaatgtccttcttgtagtgggGGGCAAAAGACTGTAGTGATATGGGCTACTTTTGTATgacttctcttttcccctttataattgccttttaaaatctttatgtTGAACAAACTGAGGCTAGATCCAGTAAAGAACTGAAATATCTATTAAGTGGTATTTTGGCCCCAGGTGCTTAGTTTCGTGTATCATCTTCGGGAAATTTAAGCATCTGACcaatttcaaacagaaaaaaagtgtatgtagAGTAATCAACTGTCTAGGACACAGGTGTATGTCTGAATTCCCACCTCACTTGATAGACGCATGTGTTTAGTAACCACTAAGGTTGCTGAATAGAGGTTAGCTACTTCTATTCATTTGTGATCCAGGGCTCACAGAACCCCAGAACAGTTGGCAGGGCCTTCTGGAGGCCAGCAGCTccaacccctgcccaagcagggacacccagagcaggctgcccaggaccacgtccaggcagcttttgaagatctccaaggagagagtctccacagcttctccaagCAACGtttgccagtgctcagtcacccacacagtattcaaaaaaagaaaaaaaaatcacaccttcAGGAAAATGTTCAGACAgcacctcctgtgtttcagtttgtgcccattgtttcttgtcctgtcccttggtaccactgaaaagagccccgctccatcttctttgtacCCTCCCTTCTGTTATTTATATACACTGATAAGATTTCGCCTGAGCTTtgtcttttccagactgaacagtccTAAGTCTATCGGCCTCTCCTCAGAGATGCTCCAGCACCTTTATCATCTTCtcagtgctgtttttcctttgtcagtGGGAGAGCATTGGGAGTGAAGAAGATTGTTGagtcctttttaaaataataatatgataataataaattgaTTAGAACACACAGAAGAAGCAGGCTTCCTTCTTCCTAGGTCTCCCTCAGCCAACAGGTCAAAACTACATGTCCTACCTGTGCAAAGAGCGCTTCAGTAGCCAAAAAATCATCTGGGGGAGAAGATATTTCCTACTCCTCCTGCCAGAACTGGGTTATATAGCAATAAGGAACACCAGACTCCCTTGATCAGTTGGAGGGGGAACTGGCACAAAAGAGAGCACAGCTGTTTGTAGTCTGTTCATCTAGTGAATACTGGGTTTATGGATTTCGCGCTAAACAGTCACTTGTTTTATATCCGGGACTTGTTACAGTCCTGGGAGCAGAGACTGGAAGCCACCTCATTAGTATACCCAGTTTTCTGGTTCTCTGACATCTTTTACTGAGTCTGGATTTTTTTGGACTATCAGTATGATCTGTGCCTTACATCTGTGTCCCACTTCAggaagcttctttttttcttcccagagtTTGCTTTCAGTCTGCTGTATAACTTACTCCTGTAAGAcatcatttcttcatttgttaCTGCTTTTACAAGAGTTCTTGTTTTATGGTCTGAAGAATAgatgaaaaaatgctgaaatggaGTGATAGAGTGTATTTGGTTCTGCATGCATCGTTCAGAGTTCAGTATAGCAACAGCGGGGATCAGTTGAAAAATTACATGACAGTGTAACTTGAcctttaagattttattttaataatggaGGTGTAATGGGgaaaacaataaacaaattAGAGAATGGATAGATTATTAATGTTGGAGATACAGTGGCAGTATTGATGTCTTTattcattttggttttaatgttTAGCTGTTCTCAGTCTAAGAACATCCAAGAACAATACGCGATCTGACGGAACAATagttgaagaaattattttcccattgTTACTTTCTGAATAGACTGAATTAATAATGCTGCTTTTAAACAGATTATTGGTTTTGACAGGAAATTATCAATTGTAAacaagtatgtattttttagaattttaagAAAGTTAAACACTACcgtttaaataataaaacattcaaaattcagatttgtttttttgttttattttttttaatctctaaatATCTTTTCATTGGAGTAGGTGATAATCCGTTGATTGTTCAGTTTGCTGCTAAAGAGGCGCAGGTTTTATGTGATGCTGCCCGTATCGTCTGTCCTTTCGCAGATGGAATAGACTTAAACTGTGGCTGTCCTCAGAGGTAAAGTTatggggggaaagaaaagggggtaaatatgctgaaataatttgagaaaaaaGGATGCTGACCTTCATTTTTATAACTTAACTTAAAAATAGACTTGGAGATTGAAACAGCTTTTTGACCTGTCAGttagaaatgtgtgtgtggcAAGATGCTATTCTGAATGTTCTGAGATGCCAATCGCTGTGGTGAGACTGGGAAAACCAGGCTTGTTTGCCAACTTcaacttttttcatttctgacatATTGAGTGTTGACTTAGAAGTCAAGTGTCCATGTCTACCTAACAGCTGTTAAGTATGCATTACTAATGCCACTCTGCAGCATTTGACCTCCCAGAAAAAGAGCTTTGCTGCAAATAATTTGAAGAGTGTCTTGAGAAACAGTGCGGCAGTTCCCAAAATACCAAGGCAAGTCCCTGACGTCTCAGACTTTGGCAATTGAAGGATAGTCTCTAAAATATAATTACACGTATTATATTATTCAGGAAGTGCTGAACAGAATTCCCTCCATCTTTCATTAGGTTTATAAATGCAGTGAATTAGAGATCTACTTCTCACTTAAATTGATAAAGATTTTGTCTTGGCAATGAAACAGAGTAGTAATGCACAAATGAAGATTCTCACTAACAGGTTCAATTGAGAACCATTTATTACACGGTTGTCAGGCAGTCTTTTTGTAACTAAAAccctcaaaaataaatgtaggaaAGCAAAGATAATATAATGGTCCAAATACTTAATTTGTCTATTCTAATTAGGTTGTCTTGGCTTAAAATGACAGTATTTGAGAAAACACTTCAGAGATCTGAGACCTCCAAAtggaagtgtatttttttctaagctaaTTGCAACCAAGTATGCCAAACTTTAACTTCTTTTTAGGCCAAAAATTTATGCTTACATTTGAGTCCTTTATTTCATGTGCATGCTGATTTCAGTATCATAAAACTGCATACACTTGATCTGCTTGTATAAGAAAAATTAGTTTAaggcacacaaaaataaagctaaaaaaaatgctgctgttcagtaaaagcaaaagttaTTCAATCAAAAGTAATTGTTTTACACTTGAGGGAAAAGATGTTATTGCAATCAGGTTCTAATTCCACTtaagaaaatcttccttttcaATCCCAAGTCATTCTGTGTTCTCAAGAAATCCATGACCTGATGGAAAGGGAAACATCAAACTATTTGTATTATGTATGATCTAAACTattgttaattaaatattaatttatcttCCTTGCAAGCCCATTTTGTGGATAGAAATTTGAAGTGGAAGAGATTAGTTACTTGTCCAAAATGCTGTTAGGAAGACACAGACTGAGCCAGGATCTGAAAGCTGGTGTCACAGCGCAGATGCGTCATGAAACTACAGCCATGACTATCTCTGTTTATTTAGCGACGCATTCTAAAAgctataaagaaagaaattgatgTATTGGACTGAAATTGatctgcatttttcaaatgtagaatacaaatgttatttttcttttaaagatggGCAATGGCAGAAGGTTATGGTGCTTGCTTGATAAATAAACCAGAGCTAGTTCAAGATATGGTGAGACATGTGCGGAATCAGATCGACAATCCTAGATTTTCGGTATCTATTAAAATAAGGTATGTCTAACGTAAGTGCTGCTTGTGGTACTtggaaaaatccttttaatgcttttctaaAGATAAAGGAATATGTTAGGGCATATGCACCAGCACAGCCTTTGACTACTTACACAGATATCAGAGTGGCTGCCAGAATTTTCTTGCAATCCAGAAGACGTGAAAGTACAAGTTAAATGATTTTGGATTCCATGAAAGAAAAGTAGTGCGTGGTCTGTAATTGTAAGGACTTTGTGAGCTGTTACGGGCCAGAGCCACAACTGTAGTTGCCTATAAAAGGCAAGATAACAAAGCTGGGAACTGGTCCCCACAGCTGCTGTAAGGACACATTCTGCTTCCCTTCATCACTTTCTAAACCTGTACAAACTGTTGATccacttcatccactgtttATCCTCACATCTCCTGTGGCTTTTGCATATTTGTTGGTTAAGTTTCAATTCAGTTTATAGTTGCCTAGGAAAGGAGAATTAttataaatcagatttttttcacaaactTATGCAAAATAATGACAATTATTTTAGAATCTTTTGTGCACCCTTACCTTAATCTCAATAAAATTCACCATGCATACTTCAAAGATATGATATAACTGGGAAATGCTAAATTACATAGTGATTTCAGTGTTAAACTCTTATatctttattaaacaaaatgtttttaccttccagcagaagtattttctttatttatactAATCTCTGGTAACTCTTCCTTATGGATGAGGGTTTTTATACAGTTCAGGTAACTTAATAGctaatgtttttattccttgtAATTTTAGGATACATGAAGACTTAAAAAGAACAGTTGACCTGTGTCAAAAAGCTGAAGCAACTGGAGTTTCATGGATTACAGTACATGGGAGAAACGTAGAAGAAAGACATCAGCCTGTACATTATGATGCaattaaagtaattaaagaAAGCCTGTCTATACCTATTGTGGCTAATGGAGacattaaaactttaaaagatgctgaaaatgttCATCACCTGACAGGAGCAGATGGTAAGATGAAATGCATGCTATTTTCTAAGTAAACttacaaattaaatttctaagTATCTATTTTGGCTATAATTAGGACCTAGTTTCAGTGCTTTTCACTCTTTGAGGAGACAAATGCAAGATGATGTTTTAGGTGCCTTATAAACTAATAAGCAGAATCACTGCTAATCATCAAAGCACCAGAGCACTGTTGTTCAAAGCCACAAATAGATTTTGGAGCTCTTTGCTTAATTATGCTATGTCATCACTTGGTAGTGGAGTTCAGGAGGGACCTTCAGACATCCATTCTATCTCTTTATGGAGCCGATCATCTTTTTACAGAACAGTAAATTTAACTTAGAAACCTCTACTTCCTGCACACAGCAATAGATTTTACCTTGCCTTACCCTTCAGTGGTAAAATTTTGGGGTAAAGGATTGCCCTGCAATTACTTGGTCACAACAGATTCCTGCAACTGTCTGTGGTTCCAAGCCAACATACAAGTTCAGTATATATCTCGAAGAAGGGATCTGGATCTACACACTTTGAGTCTTACAGCTAGAGTATAAAAGGACAGAGAACAGTAGTTAGTGTCataaggaatcacagaatcatagaataattatgcttctccagcctcttgccccccagtctgtacgtatagccaggggTGCCCCTTTTCAGGTGCCGAATCTGGCACTCGCTcttattaaacttcatattgttaAGATCTCTCTGCATGGCCCCTCTACCCTTGATGGAGTCAACCacacctcccagtttagtgtcatcatTTAGGAAGAGCTCATGTGGCAGGTTTCTTTTGATATCATTGGTATTTAGAAACTAGTTGCACCAAACTGCCATGCTGCTACAGTGGCTTTCCCCACCAAtataaagcaggaagaaaacatataACAAAAGAATGTTCTTGTATCCCATCTGACTTTCTTgaataacaaaaatgtaaaatatcaaCCTATAGATCAAAATATAATGTAGatacaaatataataaatataaactagaaactttgtggattttttttctgtcatgtagAGTCCAGAAATCATTCTTGTTTTTGATCATCCTATTTTGTGAGAAGAGACTAAGTGTGACAGATTACGTGTTGACAGTGCAGGAAAATCCCTTTGTTGCCGAAATATTGCAATAGAACTTGGCCGGATTTATCTAACAATTTGGGAATATAGTTGCAAATACACTGGCttattcagaaagcaaagatttaCTGCAGACTAAGAACCCTGAGATCTCTATAACTGAGCAAGTAAGCTGTTAATGGAAGAATGATTCTAGGTCAGTGAATCAGCTGAGCTGCActaaaaataacttcagcatTTTACTACTCTTGTGTCTTTCCATCataattttgtgttaaaaagATGGGTTTATATGTGtgtaatgaataaaaacaaaatacttttgaattgttttttaaaaagtagggAAGAAAGGTGTCTGTGTCCTGTGTTTTGCTTCAGAATTTCTGTAAGAATATGTCAGGTGATGTAGGTACTATGGGGATTGGGTTGTTAAACTGATTTCTTtggtataaatatataatactCATCCCTGTTGTTCTCCCATTAGTTGTCCTAATGTTTGCTATAAAATGGGTGCTATAAAAGCAGTAATGTTAAATTTAACTATAATGTAACTTACGTGTTTAATTTGCAATTTGAAGGTGTAATGGTGGCTCGAGGACTCTTAGCGAATCCGGCAATGTTTGCAGGATATGAAGAAACACCTTTGAAGTGCATCCAGGACTGGGTTAACATTGCTCTTGAACATGGAACTCCTTTTACATGTTTTCACCACCACTTAATGTACATGATGGAACGGATaacttcaaaacaagaaaaaaaagtttttaatgttttatcaAGTACCTCAGCAGTTCTAGATTATCTGAATGATCATTATGGTGTGTGCTAACTGAAAGTATTTTAGTTGTATGTAAACTTGTATTTTGCAATTGCTGATATATTGTTACAGTTTTACTTGGGCTTCTACTTATTAGCCAAATTCATAaccatgtaaatatttttcaatacagTTTAACATGATCAGGCtgataatttatatttttagtatttttatatcATATTTCACTCCATATTCCACAAATGCATAATTCTATTTACAATACATGACTGTACAGAGGATTGACTATTGTAAGACTccagtaatttaattttttaccaGACAATTGCTTACAGCAATATGTTAGCAAACCTAAGGCTTTTTTAAAGTGAAACTTCTTAAAATCAAGACTGCTCATAAGTAATACCAAGATTTTCAGACCAAAAGAATCCAAAGGGGGCAATTatagaaatatttgctttaactGACATAAGATGTGCTTTTAACTTTGAGTAGACTTTTCAAGCTAAAAGACTGAAACCTTGAAGCTCGATGTAGTACCCTCTGAAATTAGATGTTCCTTTTGCAATCTAAAACTTTCCAAACTTATTTATAACTCAGAAAAATTCTATACTTCCATATAGTGAAAGAAACCTGGAATGCatataaaatgacagaaagaaggaaagagtaaACTGAAGAGATAATTTAAACGAAGTACAGACCTAGCTGAATCTAGAATATAAGACCTGAAAGTTCAATGTAACCGAATACGGTATTGATTATCTACTATATACTAATCATATAAAAGATTAAAGCAATCATCTACCAAACCAGAACTTTATAGGTCAAAGAAAAGCTGACAGATTCTCCCAGTGGGGCTCCTACATCCTTTCTGCCTGCAGGCATGTTGCTTATCAAAGCATGACGGCCACTTGGCTTTGGATCTTTGAATaggagaaaaacagtgaaaattagAACAAGATAATAACATTGCACACCAGCTGCATTTGTTCTGCAGAGGAAATTTCACAAATCTGTGCAGTACAATCATTTGTAATCAgataatttgtttcctttctatGTTTACACTGAAATTCATACAAGAATTTTCTTCGTTTTCTAACTCAAGTACTTCCATGAATATACAAGTGAATAGTTCtgaattttcttaataaattaCTTGTTTTCATATACAATAGTAATTTGTTTATTACACTATAAACTATGACAACGTGGTGGAGGGTGTGTTGCTTTTGATGCCATTTCCCAAATCCATTGTATAGATATCTAAGTTCTCACATGTTTTTTATGCAGTGGCATAAAGGACTGGTTCATTTTTCTTAGAGAATATGCACTGATTTAGGTTTACCACATTTGAAAGGCATGACATGAGTCATCAAGTCTAGTTCACTATTCAGGACAGCAAAGTTACATAGCTCTTCTGATATGGTCATCCTCCTGATGCGTTAGCAAATGAAAAACCACAGACATGCTTTGCTGTCCCTGGGTAATTGAGACAATCTCTTTCAACCTTTCTTAGCGTGTTAGGTTCTCCATTCCTTCAGACAACtactttcttcattcttctggCTTGTTAGGTTCTCTTGGCAGTGAGATGAGCAGAATTACATATGGCATTCCAAATGACATGCCAGTGGTGTCTTCTACAACGGCATTAATACATCACTTTCTAatgccttgcttttctttaactAATGTTTCTCTGAGCCTTTACATGTAGTTTATGAGGTCCCAACTTTACAGCAGTTCTTATTACCTAACTGCATGACATTGTATTTTGTACTGCTAAATTTCCAGTCTCGTGTTCATCCTACTATGGTGTAATTCTCAGTTCTGAAATTGTCTTGAGCCTTCTgcatcaaaattaaaaagtaaagctACACAACTGACTTGTATAGGAAAGGGATTCTTGAAAGTATTAATCAAGTCTTGTGTTAGCATTTACGTAAGATTTTTATGATTTGGCAACCAAATTACCATTTGCTGTGAAATTCCCTGTTAGCCACGAGGAGCAAAGTTATTTATTATAATCAAATAACACAAATGCAAGACTTATTGGTGGGGAAATGGTATTTTAGAAGACTTGAAATACCTTGACCTATTTAGGAACTGAATACATGATGATTTTGAAGGCAGCAGTTGTTATGCCTGTGTGATATCAATCATAGAGATTTCTGCCTGAAGTACAGTTAATATTGTTAGTAATTAAGGAGTGCTTGATCTGGCCAATTATGGATCATAATAGTCGACGGAAGTTTATCATCCCTTTTTGTAGGTGAAATGAATGGTTGATAGTTGATTTGTATACCTCCTTCCCCTTATCAATTTTGTCTGCATCTGAACGCATTTCACTGTGTTGACACAGAATAAACTGCAAAATTTGAGTCTTAAAGCCATATTTCAAACAGCCTAtactgtttatatatacataaattgCTAAAGATACCCCTATGGCAATTAGTTATTTATATTCCAGTTTTAgtgtggtttttatttcttattataaGCCTTTTGAATATGGGAAAACTATGAGTTTAAAGCCATCAGGCGTATTCCTTCCCTGGTTATGTTATTTGTAACATCATCAGGTActcagttttccattttctaacagcttttcagttttcaaaaagttACTTTGTTCCTCAGCTACCTTGGATGTCATCCCAGGTTAGTGGGAACACCCGGCAGTTGCAGTCGAAGCACACACAGCAGTTACCTTTCAGAGATCTTACAGAGCCCCTGAAGTGAAAAAGCAGACTCAGACTCTCTGGCAGTGAGGTTGTGCAGATGTATGCAACTGGGCTACTGGGAGGGCAGCCTATAGTGCTAGTAAGAGGTGAGTAAGCAGCTCAGAAATGGAAACTGCTCTGGAATTAAAGGAAAgtctttaataacattttaacagCTTCAATAAAGCATAATGGCTGTAGGCCAATAGCTAAAATGTAATAACCAGGACATATTAAGAGGTTATGTTTTGTCAATGCTTCTGATTacatgtttatgaaaacatgttagaaatatttcttaaaaccCAGGCTGTTTCCATAGTGTAGATTGGATTGAAATGGCTGGTTGTATTACTGTCCGATATTTGCTATGGATAAACAATTATTTGGGATATAACCTTTCATCCAGATATTGCTTGGCAGCAACTAGGAAAACATTAACACACTGACATAATCCCCAAGCCACAGACCTGGGaaaatttaaatgcaagtgATTTCACATTGAGAGCAGCTGTAAACAACTGCTCCGAACTGTGTATACAAACACTTCCTAACCCAGTTCACTTCCAATAGATTAGAGAAACAAAGAGCTATTACTCACACTAT
This genomic window from Cygnus olor isolate bCygOlo1 chromosome 1, bCygOlo1.pri.v2, whole genome shotgun sequence contains:
- the DUS4L gene encoding tRNA-dihydrouridine(20a/20b) synthase [NAD(P)+]-like isoform X1, with protein sequence MSGDGERIKGCPGREPGDLFRSGRVVKICAPMVRYSKLAFRTLVRKYSCDLCYTPMIVAADFVRSAKARDSEFTTNKGDNPLIVQFAAKEAQVLCDAARIVCPFADGIDLNCGCPQRWAMAEGYGACLINKPELVQDMVRHVRNQIDNPRFSVSIKIRIHEDLKRTVDLCQKAEATGVSWITVHGRNVEERHQPVHYDAIKVIKESLSIPIVANGDIKTLKDAENVHHLTGADGVMVARGLLANPAMFAGYEETPLKCIQDWVNIALEHGTPFTCFHHHLMYMMERITSKQEKKVFNVLSSTSAVLDYLNDHYGVC